The window AATCAAATTAACCACCACCTTAACAGCCACAGCATTAGCAACCACAATATTAACAACCGCTTCCCCGTCACTAGCAGACtctcccacaacctaccacattTACTATGGCACAGCAGCTAGCGCCGCCAACTACGGCGGCTACGGTGGAAACTCCGACAAAAAGGCGTCGGCCGAGTACATTTACGATGTCCCGGATGGATGGAAAGAGCGGCTGGTGTCAAAAGTTGAGAAGGGAACAAATGGTACAGACAGTGAGTTTTATAACCCAAAGAAGAAGACTGAGAAAGAGTACCTTACGTATCTTGCAGGGTTTAGGCAATTAGCACCTAAAGATGCTGTCTTGAATAATTTGGCTTTATCAGATGTGAATTTGCAAGACATCATTGCTAATGCTGATAGTGTTACAACAGAAGAGAGGAAAGACGAAAATGGGCAATTGTATTATGACTATGAAATTGATGGAGTAACTGCACATAGCTTGATAACTGTTACTTGTGCTAAGAACAAGCTGTATGCTCATTTTGTCAATGCGCCAGCGCCAGAATGGAAGAAGGATCAAGACACCCTGAGGCACATCCATCAGTCTTTTAAAACTGTTGGGTAATATAGgattgtttttttcttttactatGTATTTGCATTTGACTAAAGAGGAAGAGTTTTGGAATATGTAATAAGTGGACAATACCAATAAAGAGATTTCCATGTTCCTAGCTTTTCTGGGATGTGTGTTTGACAAGGGTGAGAATGAGGCATAGACCTCTACCCGTATATTGAAATCCGAAAGTGAAACACATGAAGACAGGGGAAATAGTGTCTTAACTCTTCATAATCTACGCAGGAATTGAACTTGCTCAATCCTTACAAAAAGTTAGACGAAAAATATAGTGATGGTGAGTATGGTAAAATGACATTGGGAAAAGAATGAGGGGACTCCCCTCCTTTACAATGAACTTACAAAATGTTACATCTTGTATACATAATTCACCTATGCAAAAAGAACTTTTGACTTTCTTGATTCTGGAATTAGGTATTTTCATCTTCTCCAATTTGAGATGTCCCTTTGCAGCTTCCGGTAATGAGTGAATATTCATAGAACTATCTTGGTTGCGTGGCCATCTTAGCTCCCTAGTTAGCCATAATGTCTGCTACATCATTAGCTTCCCTGTAGTAAATTCCATAGTGTAGTAATTTTGTCTGATATCCAGTTAATTGGTAAGCCTCACTCTGAGATATCCATTTTCGACTGCACCAATCAATTCCCATGTGAATAGCAAGAGTTTCAGTAGCATCATTGCTTTGTAACCAAGGTTGGCTGCAAATGTTGTaattgatcaccttactatcttgttgtgtTTATTATACTTTTATATGGTTTTTTGATGtttcccttcttgtctatattttcattaatgttgTGCTTATACTTTCCCGAGcggagggtctattggaaacaaacTCTCTATCCTCaccaggtaggggtaagatctgtgtacatactaccctcccctgACCCccagtgtgggataatactgggtatgttgttgtttcAGCTCTAATAACTCCCCTTCCCCCTCTGTTCCCTTTCAAATAGCCATCAGAATTGAGCTTAATGAATTCACTTCTTGGCTTATTCCTAACACCTTCGTCACACTTAGTCTAGCTCTTGCAGATTATGTTCAATACACATTGTCCCCTGGTGTAAAATGATTAATAAAAGGAAAAAACTCATGAACACATTGCACTACCTCATTATTTCTCTGGTGTAAAAGTCTAAATAATGGAGGTTTCTCTAGCCCAAACTTGCTATTACACCTCATTTTCCCTAGCTgccagcaaatcaaaataggaACAAACTGACAGATCATTTTCTTCTTGAGCCTTTAGTCCACCAACAGATTGGTTACTGTCTGATAATTCCACCTTGCATAAAAATAAACCCAAGCTGGCTTGAGTAGTACATCCAGATAGCTTGACTGATTTGCTTCCAATCGACGTCTTCAGCTTCTGGCCACAAACAACAAGAACTTCCAGACAGCAAATTGGTTCCTGTTCCTGTACCACAACAGATATATTGTAGCCTATAAAGTAGTTGCATTGTCACGAATACACATCTATATCTGCTAAAACATGTTTTTGGTTCACACTGCACTGTGTTACGGCTTGAAGAGGCGTCTAATTAAGCACAAGCAGAATAAAAGCGAAAACAAACTTATGCAAATCCTGTGGTATAATCCTTGACTACATTTGCGAGAGTCTAGCTTCACTAAGGACCTCAATAATACATACATTTTCACTTCAACCATCAAATGTTCTGAGATAGCTGCAACAAGAATACAAGTTCGAGAGAAGACAGACTAGCACATAATTATTTAGACATTACTGCTGTTTAGCATTTTAATAGGGAGGGGCTAAGCCTTTGGGATGATTGTATAAAGTTCATGTCACTCCATTTAAGCTCGTCTAAGCATAgatcaattttatttattttcatgtcATACTTTCAAGTAACAAAATATTACTCCCAATATCCACTGTGGAACTATAAATAAATCAAACTCAATTAGAAGCAATTCGGTACCGTCGTTGTGGCCATTGGAAGAACAAGCAATTGCTATAAATCAAACTCAATTGGTATAAATT is drawn from Nicotiana tabacum cultivar K326 chromosome 22, ASM71507v2, whole genome shotgun sequence and contains these coding sequences:
- the LOC107817913 gene encoding thylakoid lumenal 19 kDa protein, chloroplastic-like, encoding MATILHPSSFLSSSSSSTTTTTTKPPPFSRPHANLSPPSKPLLIKLTTTLTATALATTILTTASPSLADSPTTYHIYYGTAASAANYGGYGGNSDKKASAEYIYDVPDGWKERLVSKVEKGTNGTDSEFYNPKKKTEKEYLTYLAGFRQLAPKDAVLNNLALSDVNLQDIIANADSVTTEERKDENGQLYYDYEIDGVTAHSLITVTCAKNKLYAHFVNAPAPEWKKDQDTLRHIHQSFKTVG